The following proteins are co-located in the Bacillus pumilus genome:
- the tuaD gene encoding UDP-glucose 6-dehydrogenase TuaD — MLKKIAVIGTGYVGLVSGTCFADIGNRVICCDIDESKINSLKSGVVPIYEPGLKELIEKNTEAGRLCFTTNIPAAIRESEIIYIAVGTPMTPQGEADLTYVKAVAQTIGEHLNGYKIIVNKSTVPVGTGRLVQAIVEKASRSKYPFDVVSNPEFLREGSAIKDTMNMERVVIGSTSSHALEIIKELHEPFQTAVVETNLESAEMIKYAANAMLATKISFINDIANICDRVGADVEKVSEGVGLDSRIGQKFLKAGVGFGGSCFPKDTKALLKIAETVGYRFKLIESVVETNTHQRAYLVKKLMDVYGEIKGKTISVLGLAFKPNTNDLRSSPALDIIPMLQDLGANVKAYDPIAHLEAKEILGNQTIFSNNLYQTIENSDACLILTEWEEVLKMDMEKVRSLLQRPVIIDGRNVFEPDQMRKNGFIYHSIGRPHVQDVKMLLEA; from the coding sequence ATGTTGAAGAAAATTGCTGTGATTGGAACAGGGTATGTCGGGTTAGTATCGGGTACTTGTTTTGCTGATATCGGAAATCGCGTCATCTGCTGTGACATCGATGAATCAAAAATCAACAGCTTAAAAAGTGGTGTCGTTCCCATTTATGAACCGGGTTTAAAGGAATTGATTGAAAAGAATACAGAAGCAGGAAGACTGTGTTTTACAACCAATATTCCTGCCGCGATCCGGGAATCAGAGATTATCTATATTGCTGTAGGGACACCGATGACACCACAGGGTGAAGCGGATTTAACTTACGTGAAAGCCGTCGCTCAAACGATCGGTGAACACTTAAATGGCTATAAAATCATCGTCAATAAAAGCACCGTGCCAGTTGGAACAGGCCGCCTTGTTCAAGCCATTGTCGAAAAGGCGTCACGCAGTAAATATCCTTTTGACGTCGTATCCAATCCAGAGTTCCTTCGAGAAGGCTCTGCGATTAAAGACACGATGAATATGGAGCGAGTTGTCATAGGGTCTACAAGTTCTCATGCATTGGAGATCATTAAGGAGTTACATGAACCATTTCAAACAGCAGTGGTCGAAACCAATTTAGAAAGTGCAGAGATGATTAAATACGCTGCAAATGCGATGCTTGCAACCAAAATTTCCTTTATCAATGATATTGCCAACATTTGTGATCGAGTGGGGGCGGATGTTGAGAAAGTATCAGAAGGTGTTGGCCTAGATAGCCGGATTGGGCAGAAATTTTTAAAAGCTGGAGTGGGATTTGGAGGTTCCTGTTTCCCGAAAGATACCAAGGCACTTTTAAAAATAGCTGAAACAGTAGGCTATCGTTTTAAACTAATTGAATCAGTTGTTGAAACAAATACACATCAACGAGCGTACCTTGTAAAAAAATTGATGGATGTCTATGGTGAAATAAAGGGAAAAACCATTTCGGTATTAGGATTGGCATTTAAACCTAATACAAATGATTTGAGATCCTCTCCAGCCCTTGATATTATTCCTATGCTACAAGATCTGGGAGCTAACGTAAAAGCTTACGATCCCATTGCTCACTTAGAAGCGAAGGAGATCCTGGGAAACCAGACGATATTTAGCAACAATCTATATCAAACAATAGAGAATTCAGATGCCTGTTTAATCTTGACTGAATGGGAAGAAGTGTTAAAAATGGATATGGAGAAAGTCAGAAGTCTTCTTCAACGTCCAGTCATCATCGATGGACGCAATGTATTTGAACCAGATCAAATGAGAAAAAACGGCTTTATTTATCATTCAATCGGTCGTCCGCATGTACAGGATGTTAAGATGTTATTAGAAGCTTGA